The sequence below is a genomic window from Dyadobacter chenwenxiniae.
CGTCAGTCCGTGCGCGATGGGAATTTTATACATGCCGATGCCGGAACGCAAATGATCTTCGAGGATCGGACCGTCTACCAGAAAACCGTTGGGATTTGGGCGATCCAGGATCAGCATTTCCTTATTCGTTTCGGCGCAAGCTTCCATTACATGCCCCAAAGTGTTGATATAAGTGTAAAAACGAGCCCCAACATCCTGAATATCAAACACCATCAGATCAATACCCGCCATTTGTTCCTTCGTAGGCTTTTTCTGTTTGCCGTAAAGTGAAATAGCGGGAATGCCCGTTTTCGGGTCCACGCTGTCACTCACTTTATCTCCATTGCTGGCCGTACCACGAAAACCATGTTCCGGGCCAAAAATCATGACAATATTTACACCCAGCGAAACGAGGCTGTCCACGATCGGTGTTTTTCCAATTATTGATGTTTGGTTGACTAATATCCCGATCTTCTTACCTTTCAGATAATCCAGATATGCTGAAACCTGATCCGCACCGGTAACCGGCAACCCGGCTGGCTCAATCGTGTTTTTGCCAACCTTTAAAGAATCACCTTCCGTTATTACAGGCGTTTTTTGCGAGGATGAGTTAACGCAGTTGCTGAACAAGCAAATGCATAGTGTGAGGCATAGTAATGTGGAAAATGATTTCATTGGATTTAGGATTGAATTTAAAATAAACGCATTTGCCCTGCCCGCATAAACTGGGTTGTATCAAGCTCGGGTAACGCTCTGTCTTTGAAATATTTTCGACACGCGTGTGCATGGAGTTGCCTGATGTTTTCTGCAAAATTACCCTCCCCAACCATTCTGAGTCCGAATCGGGAATCATTTAAACTTCCTCCATGGCATTCCGCAATCTGGTTCAGCACTTTCGTTGCCCGATCCGGAAAATGATGATTGATCCACTCTTCGAATAATGTTGAAATGGCACCATTCAGCCTTACGATTGTATAATTGGCCCATATTGCACCGTTTTCGGCCGCCGCCTGTACAATGGCCGGAATTTCGTGATCATTGAGTCCAGGAATAATGGGCGCTGTCATTACGCCCGTCGGCACGCCAGCTTCGGTTAGTCCTTTCACAATTTGCAATCTGCGTTTTCCGGTTACAGTCCGGGGTTCAAGGGCGCCGCGAAGCTCTTCATTTAGCGAAGTAATGGAAATTGCTCCATGCACCAGATTCAGCTTGGCGAGCTTTTCAAGCACGTCCAAATCCCTCAGTATTAAAGCATTTTTGGTCAAAACGCTCACCGGATTCCGATATCTCAGGCATATTTCGAGCATTTGCCGGGTTAACCGATATTTTTTTTCTCCCGGTTGATAACAATCTGTGTTTCCGGAAAAATGAATGGCCTTAGGCTCCCAGTTTTTTGAATTGAAAAGCTTTTCCAGCAACTGCGGCGCATTTTTCTTGACTATAATTTTTGTTTCAAAATCCAGCCCGGCGGAATATCCCCAATATTCATGGGAGTTGCGGGCATAACAGTAAATACAACCATGTTCGCAGCCCCGGTAAGGGTTAATCGAGTGAAAATGACCCAGATCCGGACTATCCGAAACACTCAGCAATGTTTTGGAGTGCTCCTCAATAAACTGCGTTTTCGGGTTCGCAGCCGGCTCTTCCCACTGCTGCCAGTCCTCTGACGTATATTCTATTTCATGCTTAAAAAATTTGTTGTGGGTGTTAATAGCAGCCCCCCGGCCACGAGCCCTGTTGTCCATGTTTGGTTAATGATCATGATTTGTTGATGAAATTGCTAACGATGTTGTGTGATCAATTTTGAATGATTGAATGACTGAATGAGTGAATG
It includes:
- a CDS encoding PA0069 family radical SAM protein; amino-acid sequence: MDNRARGRGAAINTHNKFFKHEIEYTSEDWQQWEEPAANPKTQFIEEHSKTLLSVSDSPDLGHFHSINPYRGCEHGCIYCYARNSHEYWGYSAGLDFETKIIVKKNAPQLLEKLFNSKNWEPKAIHFSGNTDCYQPGEKKYRLTRQMLEICLRYRNPVSVLTKNALILRDLDVLEKLAKLNLVHGAISITSLNEELRGALEPRTVTGKRRLQIVKGLTEAGVPTGVMTAPIIPGLNDHEIPAIVQAAAENGAIWANYTIVRLNGAISTLFEEWINHHFPDRATKVLNQIAECHGGSLNDSRFGLRMVGEGNFAENIRQLHAHACRKYFKDRALPELDTTQFMRAGQMRLF
- a CDS encoding exo-beta-N-acetylmuramidase NamZ family protein, producing MKSFSTLLCLTLCICLFSNCVNSSSQKTPVITEGDSLKVGKNTIEPAGLPVTGADQVSAYLDYLKGKKIGILVNQTSIIGKTPIVDSLVSLGVNIVMIFGPEHGFRGTASNGDKVSDSVDPKTGIPAISLYGKQKKPTKEQMAGIDLMVFDIQDVGARFYTYINTLGHVMEACAETNKEMLILDRPNPNGFLVDGPILEDHLRSGIGMYKIPIAHGLTIAEFAQMINGEGWLPNKMRCELKIIKVANYNHKTPYTLPVMPSPNLNTQQSVMLYPHICMFEGTIVSQGRGTYMPFTVLGAPLLKGKYDFVFTPKSIKGMSEAPLHMDQDCYGIDLRKYDISKLEKSEKLNLNWIMDMYKAYPDKAKFFDMSQSKQMGSFDKLVGTENFKKQIIAGASEDEIRKSWEPGLGQYKDMRKKYLIYP